Proteins encoded within one genomic window of Nonomuraea gerenzanensis:
- a CDS encoding glycine--tRNA ligase has product MARRTDVMDTIVSLAKRRGLVYPSSEIYGGLRASWDYGPLGVELKNNVKRQWWLSMVQSRDDVVGLDSCVILAPEVWRASGHVETFTDPLTECLSCHKRFRADHLIEAYEEKNGKTPEAGLADITCPNCGNKGTFTEPRQFSGLLKTYLGPVEDESGLAYLRPETAQGIFINYLNVQQSARKKIPFGIGQQGKSFRNEITPGNFIFRTREFEQMEMEFFVKPGTDEEWHQYWIDERFRWYSDLGINKDNLRLYEHPKDKLSHYSKRTVDIEYRFNFAGSEWGELEGIANRTDFDLTSHSKASGVDLSFFEQESGERYVPYVIEPAAGVDRATLTFLLDAYTEDEAPNAKGVMEKRTVMRLDHRLAPVKAAVLPLSRNADLSPKARDLAAQLRRRWNVEFDDAGAIGRRYRRQDEIGTPFCITVDFDTLEDQAVTIRERDTMAQERISIDGVEAYLRQHLND; this is encoded by the coding sequence ATGGCACGACGCACCGACGTCATGGACACCATCGTCAGCCTCGCCAAGCGCCGCGGGCTCGTCTACCCGTCGAGCGAGATCTACGGCGGACTGCGCGCGTCGTGGGACTACGGTCCGCTGGGTGTCGAGCTGAAGAACAACGTCAAGCGGCAGTGGTGGCTGTCGATGGTCCAGTCGCGCGACGACGTGGTGGGCCTCGACTCCTGCGTCATCCTGGCACCCGAGGTCTGGCGGGCCAGCGGCCACGTCGAGACCTTCACCGACCCGCTGACCGAATGCCTGTCCTGCCACAAGCGCTTCCGCGCCGATCACCTGATCGAGGCGTACGAGGAGAAGAACGGCAAGACGCCCGAGGCGGGCCTGGCCGACATCACCTGCCCCAACTGCGGCAACAAGGGCACCTTCACCGAGCCGCGGCAGTTCAGCGGCCTGCTGAAGACCTACCTCGGCCCCGTCGAGGACGAGTCGGGTCTGGCCTACCTGCGGCCCGAGACCGCGCAGGGCATCTTCATCAACTACCTCAACGTGCAGCAGTCGGCCCGCAAGAAGATCCCGTTCGGCATCGGCCAGCAGGGCAAGTCGTTCCGCAACGAGATCACGCCGGGCAACTTCATCTTCCGCACGCGCGAGTTCGAGCAGATGGAGATGGAGTTCTTCGTCAAGCCGGGCACCGACGAGGAGTGGCACCAGTACTGGATCGACGAGCGCTTCCGCTGGTACTCCGACCTGGGCATCAACAAGGACAACCTGCGCCTGTACGAGCACCCCAAGGACAAGCTGTCCCACTACTCCAAGCGCACGGTCGACATCGAGTACCGCTTCAACTTCGCCGGCTCTGAGTGGGGCGAGCTGGAGGGCATCGCCAACCGCACCGACTTCGACCTCACCTCCCACTCCAAGGCGTCGGGCGTCGACCTGAGCTTCTTCGAGCAGGAGAGCGGCGAGCGTTACGTGCCCTACGTCATCGAGCCCGCGGCCGGTGTCGACCGCGCCACGCTGACGTTCCTGCTCGACGCCTACACCGAGGACGAGGCGCCCAACGCCAAGGGCGTCATGGAGAAGCGCACGGTCATGCGGCTCGACCACCGGCTCGCGCCGGTCAAGGCCGCGGTGCTGCCGCTCTCGCGCAACGCCGACCTGTCGCCGAAGGCGCGCGACCTGGCGGCCCAGCTGCGGCGGCGCTGGAACGTGGAGTTCGACGACGCGGGGGCGATCGGCCGCCGCTACCGCCGGCAGGACGAGATCGGCACGCCGTTCTGCATCACCGTCGACTTCGACACGCTCGAGGACCAGGCGGTGACGATCCGCGAGCGCGACACGATGGCCCAGGAGCGCATCTCGATCGACGGCGTCGAGGCCTACCTGCGCCAGCACCTGAACGACTAG
- a CDS encoding aldehyde dehydrogenase family protein produces MDMRLKPGTSWRETYERCCSVAPEAFHDDRVLNHWGGIWHRDGRPVPGFSPLDGSAIAGLPRLDRAGAGRAVAGAVEEHQRWRHLPLAERKAMVSAAVESMAAHRDLLALLLVWEIGKPWKTACADVDRCLDGVRWYVEEIDRMVAGRTPLPGPVSNIASWNYPMSVLMHAMLVQALAGNAVIAKTPTDGGLCCLTLACALAVREGLPFTLVSGGGAELSPVLVGSGSLGCVSFVGGRDAGAKVSTSLADLGRRHVLEQEGLNCWGVWEYGDWDLLTRQLRGSFDYAKQRCTAYPRFVVQRSLFHEFLAAYLEAVGSLRFGHPLAVADPGDPLPSLDFGPLINASKAKELADQVDEAITRGGVPIHRASLDFGHFLPGQDISAYFAPTALLNPPPSSPLHHAEPFGPVDTIVLVDTEAELLAAMNASNGALVATLSCESAETFARLAPEVRAFKVGHNRPRSRGDREELFGGLGASWRGAFVGGDLLVRAATTGQDGERLPGNFPSYTLLP; encoded by the coding sequence ATGGACATGCGGCTCAAGCCTGGCACGTCCTGGCGGGAGACCTACGAACGGTGCTGTTCGGTGGCCCCGGAAGCCTTCCACGACGATCGGGTGCTGAACCACTGGGGCGGCATCTGGCACCGCGACGGGCGGCCGGTCCCCGGCTTCTCGCCGCTCGACGGCTCGGCCATCGCCGGCCTGCCCAGGCTCGACCGGGCCGGCGCCGGCCGCGCGGTGGCGGGCGCGGTGGAGGAGCACCAGCGCTGGCGCCACCTGCCGCTCGCCGAGCGCAAGGCGATGGTGTCGGCGGCCGTGGAATCCATGGCCGCGCACCGCGACCTGCTGGCGCTGCTGCTGGTCTGGGAGATCGGCAAGCCGTGGAAGACGGCCTGCGCCGACGTGGACCGCTGCCTGGACGGCGTGCGCTGGTACGTCGAGGAGATCGACCGCATGGTGGCGGGCCGCACGCCGCTGCCGGGGCCGGTCAGCAACATCGCGAGCTGGAACTACCCGATGAGCGTGCTCATGCACGCCATGCTCGTGCAGGCGCTGGCCGGCAACGCGGTGATCGCCAAGACCCCCACGGACGGCGGCCTGTGCTGCCTGACCCTCGCCTGCGCCCTCGCCGTCCGCGAGGGCCTGCCGTTCACGCTGGTCAGCGGGGGAGGAGCGGAGCTGTCACCGGTGCTCGTCGGCTCCGGCTCGCTGGGCTGCGTGTCGTTCGTGGGCGGCAGGGACGCCGGCGCGAAGGTCTCCACCTCGCTGGCCGACCTCGGGCGCCGCCACGTGCTGGAGCAGGAGGGGCTGAACTGCTGGGGCGTGTGGGAGTACGGCGACTGGGACCTGCTCACCCGGCAGCTGCGCGGCTCCTTCGACTACGCCAAGCAGCGCTGCACCGCCTACCCGCGCTTCGTCGTGCAGCGCTCGCTGTTCCACGAGTTCCTGGCGGCCTACCTGGAGGCGGTCGGGTCGCTGCGCTTCGGGCACCCGCTGGCCGTGGCGGACCCCGGCGACCCGCTGCCGTCGCTCGACTTCGGCCCGCTGATCAACGCCTCGAAGGCCAAGGAACTGGCCGACCAGGTGGACGAGGCGATCACGAGGGGCGGCGTGCCGATCCACCGCGCGTCCCTCGACTTCGGACATTTCCTCCCAGGCCAGGATATTTCCGCCTACTTCGCCCCAACGGCCCTGCTCAACCCCCCGCCCTCCTCACCCCTCCACCACGCGGAGCCGTTCGGCCCCGTCGACACGATCGTCCTGGTGGACACGGAGGCGGAGCTGCTGGCCGCGATGAACGCCAGCAACGGCGCCCTGGTGGCCACGCTGTCCTGCGAGTCGGCGGAGACCTTCGCCCGCCTCGCCCCCGAGGTGCGTGCCTTCAAGGTCGGTCACAACCGGCCGCGCTCGCGCGGGGACCGCGAGGAGCTCTTCGGCGGGCTCGGCGCCTCGTGGCGCGGCGCGTTCGTCGGCGGCGACCTGCTCGTCCGCGCCGCCACCACCGGCCAGGACGGCGAACGCCTCCCGGGCAACTTCCCCAGCTACACGCTGCTGCCGTAG
- a CDS encoding DUF6703 family protein — MAPDNKQPQGEQYFTPGATGFRKAVERRSAVPMTFLFTQVPRWVAPVLLVILLLAGFAVTNPLGGVAVLPVLAFVGWLAYLSWPSLGVGGKVLRVAMLTFLVLLVATRFGAF; from the coding sequence GTGGCCCCTGACAACAAGCAGCCCCAGGGCGAGCAGTACTTCACGCCGGGCGCGACCGGTTTCCGCAAGGCGGTCGAGCGGCGCAGCGCGGTGCCGATGACGTTCCTGTTCACCCAGGTGCCCCGATGGGTGGCGCCGGTCCTGCTGGTGATCCTGCTGCTGGCGGGGTTCGCCGTGACCAACCCCCTGGGCGGCGTGGCCGTGCTGCCGGTGCTCGCCTTCGTGGGGTGGCTGGCCTATCTGTCGTGGCCGTCCCTGGGGGTCGGCGGGAAGGTGTTGCGGGTCGCCATGCTCACCTTCCTGGTGCTGCTGGTGGCGACCCGCTTCGGGGCCTTCTGA
- a CDS encoding antibiotic biosynthesis monooxygenase family protein — MIRYTVPESQSQDFVKQGHAILDTFATQPGYLRGRLARSVDEPNLWALVTEWEGAGFYRRALSAARMVMYPLMILMLNEPSAFEDVYTRDGA, encoded by the coding sequence GTGATCCGATACACCGTTCCAGAGTCCCAGTCCCAAGACTTCGTCAAGCAGGGCCACGCCATCCTCGACACGTTCGCCACCCAGCCCGGCTACCTGCGGGGCCGGCTGGCCCGTTCGGTCGACGAGCCCAACCTGTGGGCGCTGGTGACGGAGTGGGAGGGCGCCGGCTTCTACCGCAGGGCGCTGTCCGCCGCCCGGATGGTGATGTATCCCCTGATGATCCTGATGCTGAACGAGCCCAGCGCGTTCGAGGACGTCTACACCCGGGACGGGGCGTAG
- the gcl gene encoding glyoxylate carboligase encodes MNRMPCMEAVVQVLESEGVDTVFGIPGAAILPLYAALQNSSIRHITVRHEEGGTHAADGWARVTGNVGVCIGTSGPAGTNMITGLYTALADSIPMICVTGQAVTSKLHQEAFQAVDIVEIAKPVTKWAVQLKEPAQAPWLFREAFRIARSGRPGPVLIDLPLDVQRGSCRYDPALDAPLPVEVPRPLPKAVRAAMDLLEEARRPIILAGGGVIIGDATDELRALAEHLQVPVQVTLMGKGAFPEDHPLFAGMAGIQTQTRWGNAAFLESDLVLAVGARFGDRHTGDLDVYRRGRKFVHVDIDPMQIGRVFEPDLGVLGHARPVLADLRDEARRRGGPRQAGKWPRRVAELRGTMGRRDDFEDVPIKPPRVFKEINEYFPRDTTFVTAIGLYQIWSGQFQTTFLPRRYLVCGQAGPLGWEVPAAMGVKLAHPERQVVAVVGDYSFQFLMEEVAVAAQYRVPFVIVMINNEYLGLIRQAELPYGMNYAVDLHYGEGGIDHVKAMEAFGCPARRVELPGDIRDALAWASAEAASKRLPVLVEVMVEREANAAMGPSLEAIKEFEPLPELITADWSD; translated from the coding sequence ATGAACCGCATGCCCTGCATGGAGGCCGTGGTCCAGGTGCTGGAGTCGGAGGGGGTGGACACCGTCTTCGGCATCCCGGGCGCGGCGATCCTCCCCCTCTACGCCGCGCTCCAGAACAGCTCGATCCGGCACATCACCGTACGCCACGAGGAGGGCGGCACCCACGCGGCCGACGGCTGGGCCAGGGTCACCGGGAACGTCGGCGTCTGCATCGGCACCAGCGGCCCCGCGGGCACGAACATGATCACCGGCCTCTACACCGCGCTGGCCGACTCGATCCCGATGATCTGCGTCACCGGCCAGGCCGTGACCTCCAAGCTGCACCAGGAGGCCTTCCAGGCGGTGGACATCGTGGAGATCGCCAAGCCGGTGACCAAGTGGGCGGTGCAGCTCAAGGAGCCTGCCCAGGCGCCCTGGCTGTTCAGGGAGGCGTTCAGGATCGCGCGGTCGGGGCGCCCCGGGCCGGTGCTCATCGACCTGCCGCTCGACGTCCAGCGCGGTTCCTGCCGGTACGACCCCGCGCTGGACGCGCCGCTGCCCGTCGAGGTGCCCCGGCCGCTGCCCAAGGCCGTCCGGGCGGCCATGGACCTGCTGGAGGAGGCCAGGCGGCCGATCATCCTGGCGGGCGGCGGCGTGATCATCGGGGACGCGACCGACGAGCTGCGGGCGCTGGCCGAGCACCTCCAGGTGCCGGTACAGGTGACGCTGATGGGCAAGGGGGCCTTCCCCGAGGACCACCCGCTGTTCGCGGGGATGGCCGGCATACAGACGCAGACGCGGTGGGGCAACGCCGCGTTCCTGGAGAGCGACCTGGTGCTGGCCGTCGGTGCCCGGTTCGGCGACCGGCACACCGGGGACCTCGACGTCTACCGTCGGGGGCGCAAGTTCGTGCACGTGGACATCGACCCCATGCAGATCGGGCGGGTCTTCGAGCCCGACCTGGGCGTGCTCGGGCACGCCCGGCCGGTGCTGGCCGACCTGCGCGACGAGGCGCGCCGCCGCGGCGGGCCCAGGCAGGCGGGCAAGTGGCCGCGCCGGGTCGCCGAGCTGCGCGGCACGATGGGCCGCCGCGACGACTTCGAGGACGTGCCGATCAAGCCGCCCAGGGTGTTCAAGGAGATCAACGAGTACTTCCCGCGCGACACCACGTTCGTCACCGCCATCGGGCTCTACCAGATCTGGTCCGGCCAGTTCCAGACCACCTTCCTGCCGCGCCGCTACCTGGTCTGCGGGCAGGCGGGGCCGCTGGGCTGGGAGGTGCCCGCGGCCATGGGGGTCAAGCTGGCCCATCCGGAGCGGCAGGTCGTGGCGGTGGTCGGCGACTACTCCTTCCAGTTCCTGATGGAGGAGGTGGCGGTGGCGGCGCAGTACCGGGTGCCGTTCGTGATCGTCATGATCAACAACGAGTACCTGGGGCTGATCAGGCAGGCGGAGCTCCCGTACGGCATGAACTACGCCGTCGACCTGCACTACGGGGAGGGCGGCATCGACCACGTCAAGGCCATGGAGGCGTTCGGCTGCCCGGCCCGGCGGGTGGAGCTGCCCGGCGACATCCGCGACGCGCTGGCCTGGGCCAGCGCCGAGGCGGCGAGCAAGCGGCTGCCGGTGCTGGTGGAGGTGATGGTGGAGCGCGAGGCGAACGCCGCCATGGGGCCGTCGCTGGAGGCGATCAAGGAGTTCGAGCCGCTGCCCGAGCTCATCACCGCCGACTGGTCCGACTGA
- a CDS encoding caspase family protein, which produces MGRVYRALSVGIPETEGWAGLPFGRELLDELAQALKTLGYTCEVRLGPSSAGLGASVRDSLGESGDEGVLLVHVLGHGVQGRSDALYVLGSDGVRTGENDVASWLSELEDLPGRPAALLLLDLCHSGAMARLPWQLRHADGTARSWVLAACAQDEQAYDGRFTRALVTVLKALATDELGVDPSVRHVPLQTIGRAVLREVTRLRGKGYRQSVTGSVIDFLAEPDLPFFPNPHHRDGGVRVLLDPVMAPFLDEGVDPGALPQLDVGVDGRHFVDRASGGSLTGALVGFFTGRKEQVATLSEWIDGFGDGRLLVVTGGAGSGKSTLLGVMVCAAHHRLREVTRPLWKRAVRAPYQVPEGLFAAVHARQRTLGEIVSSLARQLGLDPVADPAGLLAALPGGGRSPVIVLDALDEAEDGPAVLRELLLPLVECGGVRLVVGVRKYEEYQPLRAAARVIDLDEVEAGVLEDDLHHYVSDLLRGTERYRRLGAVVGGFAGALATALTEGGMDRSWGEFLVARIYTRSFAEGTPVADPVEAEEIGRGVPRTVTEVFDQDLAARGQPWLRSVLAALAQAHGQGMPVSVLARLVGPTRDEAPTNPALEPRVHDALKTGRFYLRTSVDVDGVTLYRLFHQGLADHLKARSGITASVVLDRLLSPLGPPEERWRAAEPYVLRHAIQHAADAGRTEELSDDQEFLARAPVEALEPLFGRLAPRLAADLRAVAHAREPARRAVLDLAMLRTGRAVDGTGDGWRPLWIRPRSRLHEPAFQHAQSLEHARAKGVRALEIADVAGARMAVAADRLGVVRLWDLARGRLVREFTTHSGTVSALAVGTLDDNPVALVGGGADGSLQAWDLATGTQVGPPLRHRSAVTAVAMYDRDTVVSAAHEDSLRFWNLRTGEVAVGPKTAVSPGSPVAALSVSHHTSSAPTLVLLLKDGTLVAGQHYLPMGACAILVTKVGPQPVIIAGDRNGVVSMLDLSTLANRAAPLRCHDGPVRALNVLQVPAGPMVVTLGADEVLRFIHLDTWTPKPLMQVAAPDARTAVATVVERTPVMVTGSWRGSVDVWRPCSSLLSRAVDPRLVPAGPGWRLVEEEAVVSLVSGERTGDAPEGWAGGQIVLIGGRPWLAVPRLRRRRPGQPVPLWDPERDRRAEIGAPGGTPLPRGDELICQGQRARVIRTASGGVAVHSDQGQETRAELRPHAGDVTAVAATELGERDVVLTGGSDGWVHLLDVHEWRVVDSVYVGDPVQHVLASPDGHLVVMTASETIGFRRELT; this is translated from the coding sequence ATGGGGCGTGTGTACCGCGCGCTGTCCGTCGGCATACCCGAGACGGAAGGCTGGGCCGGCCTGCCCTTCGGCCGGGAGCTGCTGGACGAGCTGGCGCAGGCGCTGAAGACGCTCGGCTACACCTGTGAGGTGCGGCTCGGGCCGTCGAGCGCCGGCCTCGGCGCGTCCGTACGCGACAGCCTGGGGGAATCGGGAGACGAAGGTGTCCTGCTCGTCCATGTCCTGGGCCATGGTGTCCAGGGCCGCAGCGACGCCCTGTACGTGCTCGGCAGCGACGGCGTCAGGACGGGCGAGAACGATGTCGCCTCCTGGCTGAGCGAGCTGGAGGACCTGCCCGGCCGCCCGGCGGCACTGCTGTTGCTGGACCTGTGCCACTCGGGGGCGATGGCCCGCCTGCCGTGGCAGCTCAGGCACGCTGACGGCACCGCCCGCTCCTGGGTGCTGGCAGCCTGCGCGCAGGACGAGCAGGCCTACGACGGCCGCTTCACCCGCGCGCTGGTGACCGTGCTGAAGGCACTGGCCACCGACGAGCTCGGCGTTGATCCCTCGGTCAGGCACGTGCCACTGCAGACGATCGGACGGGCGGTGCTCAGGGAGGTCACCAGGCTGCGCGGCAAGGGGTACCGGCAGAGCGTCACCGGCAGCGTCATCGACTTCCTGGCCGAACCCGACCTGCCGTTCTTTCCCAACCCGCACCACCGTGATGGGGGCGTGCGCGTGCTGCTCGACCCGGTGATGGCGCCGTTCCTGGACGAGGGCGTCGACCCGGGGGCGCTGCCGCAGCTCGACGTCGGAGTCGACGGGCGGCACTTCGTGGACAGGGCGTCCGGAGGGTCGCTGACGGGAGCGCTGGTGGGCTTCTTCACCGGGCGCAAGGAGCAAGTGGCGACCCTGTCGGAGTGGATCGACGGCTTCGGCGACGGCCGGCTGCTCGTCGTCACCGGAGGCGCGGGATCGGGTAAGTCGACGCTGCTGGGCGTCATGGTGTGTGCCGCTCATCACCGCTTGCGTGAGGTGACCAGGCCCTTGTGGAAGCGCGCGGTGCGCGCACCGTACCAGGTTCCCGAGGGCCTGTTCGCTGCCGTGCACGCACGGCAGCGAACACTGGGTGAGATCGTCTCCTCGCTGGCCAGGCAGCTCGGCCTCGATCCTGTCGCCGATCCCGCCGGGTTACTGGCGGCCCTGCCCGGGGGCGGGCGATCGCCGGTGATCGTGCTCGACGCCCTGGACGAGGCCGAGGACGGTCCGGCCGTCCTGCGGGAGCTGCTGCTGCCGCTGGTGGAGTGCGGCGGGGTGCGGCTCGTAGTCGGGGTGCGCAAGTACGAGGAATACCAGCCGTTGCGGGCGGCGGCTCGCGTGATCGACCTGGACGAGGTGGAGGCGGGCGTGCTGGAGGACGACCTGCACCACTATGTCTCCGACCTGCTGCGCGGCACCGAGCGGTATCGGAGGCTGGGCGCGGTGGTCGGCGGCTTCGCCGGCGCGCTCGCCACCGCCCTCACCGAGGGCGGCATGGATCGGTCATGGGGAGAGTTCCTGGTCGCCAGGATCTACACCCGGTCCTTCGCCGAGGGGACGCCGGTCGCCGATCCCGTCGAGGCCGAGGAGATCGGGCGCGGCGTTCCCCGTACGGTGACCGAAGTGTTCGACCAGGACCTGGCGGCCCGCGGGCAGCCGTGGCTGCGCTCGGTGCTGGCGGCGCTGGCACAGGCACACGGCCAGGGGATGCCGGTCAGCGTGCTGGCCAGGCTCGTGGGTCCGACTCGGGACGAGGCGCCGACCAACCCCGCGCTGGAGCCGCGGGTGCACGACGCGCTGAAGACCGGGCGGTTCTACCTCAGGACATCCGTGGACGTCGACGGGGTCACCCTGTACCGGCTGTTCCACCAGGGACTGGCCGATCATCTCAAGGCGAGGTCGGGCATCACCGCGAGCGTCGTGCTCGATCGGCTGCTGAGCCCGCTGGGGCCGCCGGAGGAGCGGTGGCGGGCCGCCGAGCCGTACGTGCTGCGACACGCGATCCAGCACGCGGCCGACGCCGGGCGGACGGAGGAGTTGTCGGACGACCAGGAGTTCCTGGCACGGGCCCCGGTCGAGGCTCTGGAGCCGCTGTTCGGCCGTCTGGCCCCGAGACTGGCCGCCGATCTGCGTGCGGTCGCCCACGCTCGGGAGCCCGCGCGGCGTGCCGTTCTCGACCTGGCCATGCTGCGGACCGGCCGGGCGGTGGACGGCACCGGCGACGGCTGGCGTCCTCTGTGGATCAGGCCACGGTCGCGCCTGCACGAGCCCGCGTTTCAGCACGCGCAATCCCTGGAACACGCACGGGCCAAGGGCGTGCGTGCGCTTGAGATCGCCGATGTGGCAGGCGCGCGCATGGCGGTCGCCGCGGATCGGCTCGGGGTCGTGAGGTTGTGGGACCTGGCCCGGGGCCGGCTCGTGCGCGAGTTCACGACGCATTCGGGGACCGTCAGCGCGCTGGCCGTCGGCACGCTCGACGACAACCCGGTGGCGCTGGTGGGCGGCGGCGCCGACGGCTCACTCCAGGCGTGGGACCTGGCCACCGGGACGCAGGTGGGGCCGCCGCTGCGGCACAGGAGCGCCGTCACAGCCGTCGCCATGTACGACCGCGACACCGTCGTCAGCGCGGCTCACGAGGACTCGCTCCGCTTCTGGAACCTTCGGACGGGCGAGGTGGCGGTCGGGCCGAAGACGGCTGTCTCCCCGGGGAGCCCCGTGGCGGCACTGAGCGTCAGCCATCACACGTCATCGGCTCCCACGCTCGTCCTCCTGCTGAAGGACGGGACGCTCGTGGCCGGCCAGCACTACCTGCCCATGGGGGCGTGCGCCATCCTGGTGACGAAGGTCGGGCCGCAGCCGGTGATCATCGCCGGCGACCGCAACGGCGTCGTGAGCATGCTGGACCTGTCCACGCTGGCGAACCGCGCGGCTCCTCTGCGCTGCCACGACGGGCCGGTACGCGCGCTGAACGTTCTGCAGGTGCCCGCCGGGCCGATGGTCGTGACACTGGGCGCGGACGAGGTCCTGCGGTTCATCCACCTGGACACGTGGACCCCCAAGCCGCTCATGCAGGTGGCCGCCCCGGATGCGCGGACGGCGGTGGCAACGGTCGTCGAGAGGACGCCTGTCATGGTCACCGGCTCCTGGCGCGGTTCGGTGGACGTGTGGAGACCGTGCTCCAGCCTGCTGTCGAGAGCCGTCGACCCCAGGCTCGTACCCGCTGGTCCCGGCTGGCGGCTGGTCGAGGAGGAGGCCGTCGTCTCGCTCGTCAGCGGTGAGCGGACCGGCGACGCGCCCGAGGGCTGGGCGGGCGGGCAGATCGTGCTCATCGGAGGCAGGCCCTGGCTGGCGGTCCCGAGATTGCGGCGACGGCGGCCAGGACAGCCTGTCCCGCTGTGGGACCCGGAGCGGGACCGGCGGGCCGAGATCGGCGCGCCGGGAGGCACACCGCTCCCGAGAGGTGACGAGCTGATCTGTCAGGGGCAGCGGGCAAGGGTCATCAGGACCGCTTCTGGCGGTGTCGCCGTGCACTCGGATCAAGGGCAGGAGACGCGGGCCGAGCTCAGACCCCACGCAGGGGACGTGACCGCCGTGGCCGCGACAGAGCTCGGAGAGCGGGACGTCGTGCTGACCGGCGGCTCGGACGGATGGGTGCACCTCCTCGACGTCCACGAATGGCGCGTGGTGGACTCCGTCTACGTCGGAGATCCCGTTCAGCACGTGCTCGCCTCACCCGACGGCCACCTCGTGGTGATGACCGCATCCGAGACGATCGGTTTCCGCAGGGAGCTCACATGA